A part of Paenibacillus sp. 481 genomic DNA contains:
- a CDS encoding DUF4364 family protein — MTNHEVDFHKILILIYLNNHEFVLDINDLLELVGMNYNLVRQSISELIREGFINRNQDVRAYRLTSLGKKFLSDKYLDNILLEDLKSTVDGPDPTRLFHIFVPKNFKKRLK; from the coding sequence ATGACTAATCATGAGGTGGATTTTCATAAAATATTAATATTAATCTACTTAAATAATCATGAATTTGTTCTTGATATCAATGATTTATTAGAACTAGTTGGTATGAACTATAATCTTGTCAGGCAATCCATCTCAGAATTAATCAGAGAAGGGTTTATAAATCGTAATCAAGATGTTAGAGCCTATCGTTTAACTTCGCTTGGTAAAAAGTTTCTCAGTGATAAATATCTCGACAATATTTTATTGGAAGATCTAAAATCAACCGTCGATGGTCCAGATCCGACAAGATTGTTCCATATTTTTGTACCAAAAAACTTTAAAAAGAGATTGAAATAG
- a CDS encoding phosphoribosyltransferase-like protein — translation MLPASELFEIREALRQFIENNNILPEMLVVDKKLRDIEQKLVNWLEPITPSDRRVFLHLFKHFQYFDRLTIIDWFERSYRDYVSLISPTNDSIFVPVCSFGGIMNGAISLFDCMNEADVNISKNIMAVQPRDFYDENVLTKVQNIVLVDDIVGSGDTLIDFMERTQMTCPDFFQGRQIYILPILCLEKGVVNVLKYAEESGLSIKFLDHSVANKVFSDPVIYPDLGHAKEAKKILKPYEERVASQSVYTWGYKRSETLAAFYFNTPNNTLSTFHEKNEVLPWNPVFPRKKNGDSLDVKESSTLHEIKRRKEERRDMRYQLAKSVEEERRKRELND, via the coding sequence GTGTTACCAGCTAGTGAACTTTTTGAAATTCGCGAGGCGTTAAGGCAATTCATCGAGAACAATAATATACTTCCAGAGATGCTGGTTGTAGATAAAAAATTAAGAGATATAGAACAGAAACTGGTCAATTGGCTAGAGCCGATTACACCTAGTGATAGACGAGTATTTTTACATTTATTTAAGCATTTCCAGTATTTTGACCGCCTGACTATTATAGATTGGTTTGAACGATCTTATCGAGATTATGTGTCGTTAATATCACCGACCAATGATTCTATATTTGTACCAGTATGTTCTTTTGGAGGTATTATGAATGGGGCAATAAGCTTGTTTGATTGTATGAATGAAGCGGATGTAAATATTTCAAAAAATATTATGGCTGTTCAACCTAGAGACTTTTATGATGAAAATGTATTAACGAAAGTACAAAATATTGTGCTTGTAGACGATATAGTGGGCAGTGGGGATACGCTAATTGACTTTATGGAAAGAACACAAATGACGTGCCCTGACTTTTTCCAAGGAAGACAAATTTATATTTTACCCATACTTTGTCTTGAGAAGGGAGTCGTCAATGTGTTGAAATATGCGGAGGAGTCAGGTCTTAGCATAAAATTTCTTGATCACTCCGTTGCCAATAAGGTGTTTTCTGATCCTGTGATCTATCCTGACTTAGGACATGCAAAAGAAGCAAAGAAAATATTAAAGCCTTATGAAGAAAGGGTTGCGTCACAATCTGTGTACACATGGGGATACAAACGTTCGGAAACATTAGCGGCATTTTATTTCAATACACCTAATAATACGCTCTCAACTTTTCATGAGAAAAATGAAGTGCTACCTTGGAATCCTGTTTTTCCAAGAAAGAAAAATGGAGATAGTTTAGATGTTAAAGAATCAAGTACTTTACATGAAATTAAAAGAAGAAAAGAAGAGAGACGCGATATGAGGTACCAACTAGCAAAAAGTGTGGAAGAAGAAAGAAGGAAAAGGGAATTGAATGACTAA
- a CDS encoding GNAT family N-acetyltransferase, with product MSIKAMGNCGLVRVSKEHNNGELGYFIHPDYWNTGLATEACQALVEFGFKNLGLERIHGKCMATNIGSKRVMEKSGLIVEGLARHEVLKWGTYEDVWHLGTIRSEWLNRKS from the coding sequence ATGAGCATCAAGGCGATGGGCAATTGTGGACTAGTCCGTGTCTCCAAAGAGCACAACAACGGTGAACTCGGATATTTTATTCATCCCGATTATTGGAATACAGGTTTGGCTACAGAAGCCTGCCAAGCTTTGGTTGAGTTCGGTTTTAAGAACTTAGGTCTTGAACGAATACATGGAAAATGCATGGCTACTAACATCGGCTCTAAACGAGTTATGGAGAAGTCAGGCTTGATTGTTGAGGGATTAGCACGGCATGAAGTTTTAAAATGGGGTACATACGAAGACGTCTGGCACTTAGGAACGATTCGCTCGGAGTGGTTGAATCGTAAGTCATAA
- a CDS encoding ABC transporter permease — protein sequence MKSLIDEWKYVAGSKYVRLIFIGPLVAALFFGFMFSQNQISESPVVVIDEDHSSYSRQLISKINASPHMSVTNVHASRLNPEILLANEQAVAVIMLPKQLELRQQQGITTNLGILMDNTMPSGLTGIRTAIQEVILTENMTLSMIRLTQKGMDAETSQGLVAPLSLQQRMLFNPTTSYVDFMVLGFVNIVVLMITTSAAGSIGPRLRQEGKLFANGKSPLQLWIRSVPYAVLTTLSLLLCYGLLKQVGGMRFEAEPYLFIIPLLVYAFALSLMGLLIGYSATDVSKVNLRTSFVLYPSFLATGIQLTPLAFPEFFQISAWALPMNWLNRLIRGMAFREGELSAYSQELGALLIIIGVVSLLMGLLVLREAGKVYPSREQHVNLGVLPSSS from the coding sequence ATGAAGTCACTGATTGATGAGTGGAAGTATGTAGCGGGCAGTAAGTATGTTCGCCTGATTTTTATCGGCCCGCTTGTCGCGGCCCTATTTTTTGGCTTCATGTTTTCGCAGAACCAAATCAGCGAATCGCCTGTTGTTGTCATTGATGAGGATCACAGCTCGTATTCACGGCAACTGATCTCTAAAATAAACGCGTCCCCACATATGAGCGTCACAAATGTGCACGCTAGCCGCCTGAACCCAGAAATATTACTCGCCAATGAGCAGGCTGTAGCGGTCATCATGCTCCCCAAACAGTTGGAGCTACGTCAGCAGCAGGGGATAACAACGAATCTCGGCATCTTAATGGATAACACGATGCCCTCAGGGCTAACCGGCATCCGGACCGCGATTCAGGAAGTTATCCTAACGGAAAATATGACCCTTTCTATGATCCGTCTGACCCAAAAAGGGATGGATGCCGAAACATCACAGGGACTTGTTGCTCCGTTGTCCCTTCAGCAGCGGATGCTATTTAATCCGACCACAAGTTATGTAGACTTTATGGTACTTGGATTTGTGAATATCGTGGTGCTGATGATTACAACAAGCGCAGCAGGCTCGATTGGACCTCGCTTGCGTCAGGAAGGAAAGCTTTTTGCAAACGGAAAGTCGCCTTTGCAGCTCTGGATTCGTAGTGTACCGTACGCTGTCTTGACCACTCTTTCGCTACTCCTGTGCTATGGATTATTAAAGCAGGTGGGGGGAATGAGGTTTGAAGCGGAGCCTTATCTGTTTATTATTCCACTGCTTGTTTATGCCTTTGCCTTGTCACTTATGGGTCTATTGATCGGTTATTCAGCCACAGACGTGTCCAAAGTCAATTTACGAACTAGTTTCGTATTGTATCCGTCGTTTCTTGCGACTGGCATTCAACTGACCCCACTTGCATTTCCAGAGTTTTTTCAAATTTCCGCATGGGCACTACCGATGAATTGGCTTAACCGCCTCATACGCGGGATGGCTTTTCGGGAAGGGGAGCTAAGTGCCTACAGTCAGGAGTTGGGGGCGTTGCTGATCATTATTGGTGTTGTGTCCTTATTAATGGGATTACTGGTGCTACGGGAAGCAGGGAAGGTTTATCCTAGTCGGGAACAGCATGTGAATCTGGGCGTTCTGCCGAGCAGCAGTTAG
- a CDS encoding HlyD family efflux transporter periplasmic adaptor subunit, with the protein MKIKVGIYIGIAIAMIVGGSLLVVKGKDAVSQAESRKQGVLEAEQKTVFYQKSPGAIVEVGVAVGDSIKKGEVLFKVKSATAGDIDVFAPDDGVINRMIVKPGDQVQQGVPLVILQKNNYYTDLYIQESEIQKLGVNQNITVHFPYLDHPTQVMGVIASISAAPQFANLRMTREKGQADLSMFLVRIRMNSNADLLPGMTAEVKLDEVTD; encoded by the coding sequence ATGAAGATCAAAGTAGGCATTTATATCGGGATTGCAATTGCAATGATCGTTGGAGGTTCGTTACTTGTTGTGAAAGGAAAGGATGCTGTCAGTCAGGCTGAGAGCAGGAAACAAGGCGTGCTTGAGGCGGAGCAAAAGACCGTATTTTATCAGAAGAGTCCCGGGGCGATTGTTGAGGTTGGTGTGGCTGTAGGCGATTCTATAAAAAAAGGAGAGGTGCTATTCAAGGTTAAGTCAGCTACAGCAGGAGACATAGATGTATTCGCACCGGATGATGGCGTGATCAACAGGATGATTGTAAAGCCGGGAGATCAAGTACAGCAAGGGGTGCCGCTCGTAATTTTGCAAAAAAATAATTATTATACAGATCTCTACATACAGGAAAGTGAAATCCAAAAGCTTGGGGTTAATCAAAACATTACTGTTCATTTCCCCTATTTGGATCACCCAACGCAGGTGATGGGTGTTATTGCTTCCATCTCAGCGGCCCCTCAATTTGCAAACTTGCGTATGACACGTGAAAAAGGGCAAGCCGATTTAAGTATGTTTCTTGTCCGAATACGTATGAATTCGAATGCTGATTTGCTTCCGGGTATGACAGCGGAGGTGAAACTTGATGAAGTCACTGATTGA
- the lpdA gene encoding dihydrolipoyl dehydrogenase encodes MSKLESVETLVIGSGPGGYVAALRSAQLGMKTAIVERSQLGGVCTHVGCIPSKALIAESHRYDLLKEFNHADAAASFKDAQHFKQAIVNKQAGGVHYLLKTAGVSIVEGEASLVDEHTAVINQSGQEQTISFKYAILATGSRPIELQAFPVGGRILSSTEALSLPQVPTSLIVVGGGYIGVELGQMYAKFGTKVTILEGGEQVLPGFEADLTAPVVRQLKADGIHMISGATAEKVVQNADAITLHYSKNQEQHHVTAEYVLVTIGRKPNTDGKLGLERIGLPVTSRGLIETDEQCRTAIPHILAIGDITAGPTLAHKASYEARIAAEAIIGLTSVVDYRAIPLVVFSHPELASVGLSETEARAQAIPIMIGKAAFAINGRALALRETEGFVKIVANPTTGIVIGAQIVGVEASTLISELALAIEMGATVEDLAMTIHPHPTLGEVIMEAAENAVRKMMLKSKKEQQD; translated from the coding sequence ATGAGTAAGCTTGAATCCGTAGAAACGTTGGTCATTGGATCAGGTCCGGGGGGCTATGTGGCGGCGCTGCGATCTGCACAGCTTGGTATGAAGACGGCAATTGTCGAACGTAGTCAGCTTGGCGGAGTCTGCACGCATGTGGGCTGCATTCCATCCAAAGCATTAATTGCTGAATCGCATCGCTATGATTTGCTCAAAGAGTTCAATCATGCAGATGCGGCAGCGTCATTTAAGGATGCTCAGCATTTCAAGCAAGCAATTGTGAACAAGCAGGCAGGCGGAGTTCATTATTTATTAAAAACTGCCGGCGTGAGCATTGTGGAAGGGGAGGCTAGTTTGGTTGATGAACATACCGCTGTTATCAATCAATCTGGACAGGAGCAGACCATTTCATTTAAGTACGCCATACTGGCAACGGGATCTCGTCCGATTGAGCTGCAAGCATTTCCGGTTGGAGGACGTATTTTGTCTTCTACAGAAGCTCTGTCGCTTCCTCAGGTTCCGACCAGTCTGATCGTTGTAGGTGGTGGATATATTGGTGTTGAACTGGGACAAATGTATGCCAAGTTTGGAACAAAGGTAACGATTCTAGAGGGGGGAGAGCAGGTGCTGCCTGGATTCGAGGCGGATCTTACGGCCCCTGTTGTCCGACAGTTGAAAGCAGATGGCATTCACATGATAAGCGGGGCTACAGCTGAAAAAGTGGTACAGAACGCGGATGCCATTACACTGCACTATTCGAAAAATCAGGAGCAGCATCATGTTACAGCCGAGTATGTGTTAGTCACGATCGGTAGAAAACCGAATACAGACGGCAAGTTAGGATTGGAACGCATTGGCTTGCCAGTAACGAGCAGGGGATTAATCGAGACGGACGAACAGTGCAGAACGGCAATCCCGCATATTTTAGCCATTGGCGATATTACGGCTGGCCCAACCCTCGCTCACAAGGCGTCCTATGAAGCCAGAATTGCGGCAGAAGCTATTATCGGCCTTACCTCTGTGGTTGATTATAGAGCCATTCCGCTCGTCGTTTTTTCTCATCCAGAGCTGGCTAGTGTCGGCTTAAGTGAAACGGAAGCAAGGGCACAAGCGATCCCGATTATGATTGGCAAAGCAGCTTTCGCGATTAACGGAAGAGCATTGGCATTGAGGGAAACCGAAGGATTCGTCAAGATTGTAGCAAACCCGACCACAGGCATTGTGATTGGTGCACAAATCGTAGGTGTGGAGGCATCAACACTCATATCAGAGCTTGCGCTTGCGATCGAGATGGGTGCGACCGTGGAGGATTTGGCTATGACGATTCATCCTCATCCTACATTGGGAGAAGTGATCATGGAGGCTGCGGAAAACGCGGTCAGAAAAATGATGCTGAAAAGTAAAAAAGAGCAGCAGGATTAA